One Vallitalea pronyensis genomic region harbors:
- the tilS gene encoding tRNA lysidine(34) synthetase TilS gives MMVEKVLSTIKKWDMVHEGDTVIIGVSGGMDSMCLLHIFDQLKDQLGISICVVHVHHGIRADAGEDVTLVEKTCEHLAIPCHVSYFDVKKLAKSYKLSLEEMGRKIRYDVFEQQRLRVKNGKIAIGHHINDQAETVIMHLMRGTGLKGIGGIPPVRDFIIRPFIDCTREEIEHYCHEHQIAYRDDYTNALNVYTRNKIRHTVIPYVEEQFNKNFVQHMVNTAHIARSEDDYIHGIVLEKMEQVITRKDNSYTIDLDAFNALNLVIRRRIIRQVLHQLGSLKNIEYKHIEQILQLAHKEVSKKIQLPKGIVAKKAYSSIIMSVLGENKTKAFEKDVHLNTKTYIEALDSYVEVRLLEAQKDNIPKNLYTKWFDYDKIKYNLKVRNRRQGDAIVIRGIDGQKKLKKYFIDAKIPREERDKIPLLVDGSQIIWIIGHRISEHYKVTASTKKILEVKYYLEEDYQDA, from the coding sequence ATGATGGTCGAGAAGGTATTATCAACAATCAAAAAATGGGATATGGTTCATGAAGGTGATACAGTCATTATTGGTGTATCTGGAGGCATGGATTCCATGTGCCTTCTCCACATATTTGATCAGTTAAAAGACCAGCTAGGCATAAGCATATGTGTTGTGCATGTGCATCATGGCATACGAGCAGATGCAGGTGAAGATGTAACATTAGTAGAAAAAACCTGTGAACATTTGGCTATACCATGCCATGTGTCTTATTTTGACGTTAAGAAACTTGCAAAAAGCTATAAACTATCCTTAGAGGAAATGGGCAGAAAGATTCGGTATGATGTATTTGAACAACAAAGGTTAAGGGTTAAAAATGGAAAAATCGCTATCGGTCATCATATAAATGATCAAGCTGAAACGGTTATCATGCACTTAATGCGAGGTACTGGGCTAAAAGGCATTGGCGGTATTCCACCTGTAAGGGATTTTATTATAAGACCTTTTATTGACTGTACACGTGAGGAAATAGAGCACTATTGTCATGAACATCAGATTGCATATAGAGATGATTATACCAACGCACTTAACGTATACACAAGAAACAAGATTAGGCATACAGTGATACCTTATGTTGAAGAGCAATTTAATAAGAACTTTGTTCAACATATGGTGAATACAGCGCATATAGCCAGAAGTGAAGATGATTATATTCATGGTATTGTGCTTGAGAAGATGGAGCAAGTCATCACCAGGAAAGATAACAGCTATACCATTGATCTAGATGCATTTAACGCTCTTAATTTGGTGATTAGAAGGCGCATCATTCGGCAAGTCCTTCATCAATTAGGATCTCTAAAAAATATCGAATACAAACATATCGAGCAAATCCTTCAATTAGCCCATAAAGAAGTCAGTAAAAAAATACAATTACCAAAAGGAATTGTTGCAAAAAAAGCTTATAGCAGTATCATAATGAGCGTTTTGGGAGAAAATAAAACAAAAGCTTTCGAAAAAGATGTTCATTTGAATACCAAAACCTATATAGAAGCCTTAGACAGTTATGTGGAGGTTCGCTTATTAGAAGCCCAAAAAGATAATATTCCCAAAAATTTGTATACGAAATGGTTCGATTATGATAAAATAAAATATAATTTGAAAGTAAGAAACAGACGTCAAGGGGATGCCATTGTTATCAGAGGCATTGATGGTCAAAAGAAGTTAAAAAAGTATTTTATTGATGCTAAGATTCCAAGGGAAGAACGCGATAAGATACCATTACTTGTGGATGGTTCGCAGATTATATGGATCATAGGTCATCGCATAAGCGAACACTATAAAGTCACAGCGTCCACAAAAAAAATATTAGAAGTAAAGTATTATTTAGAGGAGGATTATCAGGATGCATAA
- a CDS encoding YaiI/YqxD family protein, with the protein MRILVDGDACPVKEIIIRVAKAYGIPVDMYIDSSHYFQDDYCRTIIIGKGKDAVDFALISRAARGDLIITGDYGVATMALSKGAYCIHPNGFIYSNDNMDRLLMERHLSAKARKAKKSYTKMKKRSVEQDRLFEQKLIGLLENHKN; encoded by the coding sequence ATGCGTATATTAGTGGACGGAGATGCTTGCCCCGTAAAAGAGATTATTATCAGAGTTGCTAAAGCTTATGGCATACCTGTGGATATGTATATTGATTCTTCCCATTACTTTCAGGATGACTATTGTCGGACCATTATCATTGGTAAAGGAAAAGATGCTGTGGATTTTGCGTTGATTAGCAGGGCTGCAAGAGGTGATCTCATTATCACCGGTGATTATGGTGTAGCCACCATGGCACTCAGTAAAGGTGCTTATTGTATTCACCCCAATGGCTTTATCTATTCTAATGACAACATGGACCGCTTACTAATGGAAAGACATTTGTCTGCTAAAGCAAGAAAAGCGAAGAAATCTTATACGAAGATGAAAAAAAGAAGTGTGGAGCAGGATCGACTATTTGAACAAAAATTAATAGGGTTACTAGAAAACCATAAAAATTAA
- a CDS encoding AraC family transcriptional regulator, with amino-acid sequence MYFNQEWENFHGLETDYVKLYYYDFQPGYSDTYHSYAYHRICTIIDGQKHVCVGDEQDFIYTKDEYVLLSPHSKVHMTMPVTTQALVLELSDDLIKDVTNKISSTLDRDVTLNDYNYLRGRMSRLIYNSLHTINEMRLISQDEKEQHFFIDLAVQKLTYGLLKEKESREFLTRNTHHPMKQALDLIKHNYNKGITVSEIAYHLYMSVPNFSHQFKRYFGVTPKHYLMRYKIEKSKTLLYENTVSEVAYLLGYSNVSAFIDVFKKISGMTPKKYQLLKRGIHKPI; translated from the coding sequence ATGTATTTTAATCAGGAATGGGAAAATTTTCACGGTTTAGAGACAGATTATGTAAAGCTCTACTATTACGACTTTCAACCGGGTTACTCCGATACGTATCATTCTTATGCATATCACCGCATATGTACCATTATTGATGGCCAAAAGCATGTATGTGTTGGTGATGAGCAAGATTTCATCTATACCAAGGATGAGTATGTGCTATTGTCTCCTCATTCTAAGGTGCATATGACCATGCCTGTTACTACACAGGCACTGGTATTAGAGCTTAGCGATGACCTCATCAAAGATGTGACCAATAAGATATCCTCTACCTTGGATAGGGATGTAACTCTTAATGATTACAATTACCTTCGAGGTAGGATGTCTCGCCTGATATACAATAGCCTTCATACCATTAATGAAATGCGTCTCATAAGTCAAGATGAAAAGGAACAACATTTTTTCATCGATCTAGCTGTACAGAAATTGACCTATGGGTTATTAAAAGAGAAAGAATCCAGAGAATTCTTGACAAGAAACACCCATCATCCCATGAAACAGGCTCTTGACCTTATTAAACATAACTATAACAAAGGCATCACTGTATCCGAGATTGCTTATCATTTATATATGTCTGTACCTAATTTCAGTCATCAATTTAAACGATATTTTGGTGTGACCCCTAAACATTACCTTATGCGTTACAAAATAGAAAAATCCAAAACCTTACTTTATGAAAACACGGTTAGTGAAGTCGCTTATCTATTAGGGTATAGCAATGTATCTGCCTTTATTGACGTATTTAAAAAAATAAGTGGTATGACACCAAAGAAATACCAGCTTCTAAAGCGTGGAATTCATAAACCTATATAA
- a CDS encoding FtsB family cell division protein → MKKKSYRRKKRAMLFATLVLMLLTVVVSIQITSLYTYNKKQEKEKLALERQIEEERERYIELLQEREYMKSDAYIEELAREKFGLVKPGEIIFINEDEGDE, encoded by the coding sequence ATGAAGAAGAAAAGTTACAGAAGAAAAAAGAGGGCTATGCTGTTTGCCACACTTGTTCTCATGTTACTAACTGTGGTTGTGAGTATACAAATAACCAGCCTATACACCTATAATAAAAAACAAGAAAAAGAAAAGTTAGCCCTAGAGAGACAGATTGAAGAAGAGCGGGAGCGCTATATTGAATTATTACAAGAGCGTGAATACATGAAATCTGATGCATATATCGAGGAATTAGCAAGAGAAAAGTTTGGACTTGTTAAACCCGGTGAAATAATCTTTATAAATGAGGATGAAGGTGATGAATAA
- the spoIIE gene encoding stage II sporulation protein E has product MERVDVGFRRSHPLLQKKDIYMRQAFRILKIVFIYILGMMLGRAVIFTNMNPMAMAYFSAVYIDKKNRLGIFLAVLLGLITVMPAIDVLKYLMIMIVIVAINSIVEIRGKKMLLIHEGIISAISCLVVSMSAAVMGQNAGHMFFAAFLEAIAILALVLIYGRGVKYLLEHDDENKVTNEVLISEAIIMGTAVAGIAGITVLGFGFIEVWIFSVVLILGYRHGIGTGAVIGVVSGIVLVLMGKYDAEIVGIFGMIGILSALFRELGKVGSMIGFSLGTIGLWYFFSPLNLDFQIVKALIVSVGIFAILPSEKEQIYTMKKEMVSEDRHIDKVQSIINEKLAHFSASFHNIAKTFEDISDRRENLTTEEVNKLLDDVAEKVCKNCSMCQMCWQKEFYDTYRTVFSIFSAIENKNQITRDDIPNGFLNKCIHTEDFIATTNRLFEIYKMNMAWENRIAENRELISQQFHSVAHIIEKLGDNLYKNMAFNEELETSIMEELSKEDILVKDVVVYKTHNGRMEVGMKLKYQGDKSRSMRDVTPVVNKYTKKRMRMEDGCKYISDAAYSDVRFIESEVYRIAKGVSRVGKDDKDVSGDSYSFLNLPKGQDIVALSDGMGTGLKAFKESKATIELMEQLLEAGFDGETAIKMVNSILVLKSSEQTLSTLDMSVIDRYTGMCEFVKIGAVSSFIKSGNKIDVIGSTSLPMGMLNHVESESTNKQLKDGDMVVMVTDGILDSDDETIDKEKWVEEALKKCDSRNPQDISDYILESARKKAGGQVNDDMTVIAVRIWEKAG; this is encoded by the coding sequence ATGGAACGAGTAGATGTTGGATTCCGCAGAAGTCATCCGTTGTTACAGAAAAAAGATATTTATATGAGACAAGCATTTCGTATCCTTAAAATCGTGTTTATCTATATTCTAGGAATGATGCTGGGGCGGGCGGTTATCTTTACCAATATGAACCCCATGGCCATGGCTTATTTTTCTGCCGTGTATATCGATAAGAAAAACAGGTTGGGTATTTTCTTAGCCGTACTGTTAGGGCTTATTACAGTTATGCCTGCTATTGATGTACTGAAATATTTAATGATCATGATTGTCATTGTGGCCATTAATTCCATTGTAGAAATACGTGGGAAGAAGATGCTGCTCATTCATGAGGGAATCATCAGTGCCATCAGTTGCTTAGTGGTATCCATGTCCGCAGCAGTTATGGGGCAAAATGCAGGGCATATGTTTTTTGCAGCTTTTCTTGAAGCCATTGCCATATTAGCCTTGGTACTCATATATGGCAGAGGCGTTAAGTACCTTCTAGAACATGATGATGAGAACAAAGTAACCAATGAGGTGCTCATTAGTGAAGCCATCATTATGGGAACGGCTGTAGCCGGTATAGCAGGTATAACAGTTTTAGGGTTTGGCTTCATTGAAGTTTGGATTTTCTCAGTGGTACTGATCTTAGGTTATCGGCACGGAATTGGTACGGGTGCTGTTATTGGGGTGGTTTCGGGGATAGTATTAGTACTTATGGGAAAATATGATGCAGAAATAGTTGGTATTTTTGGTATGATTGGTATCTTATCAGCCTTATTTAGGGAACTTGGTAAAGTGGGTAGTATGATCGGCTTTTCACTGGGCACCATTGGCCTATGGTATTTCTTTTCACCCCTTAATTTGGATTTTCAGATTGTAAAAGCCCTGATTGTCAGTGTGGGTATATTTGCTATATTACCCAGTGAAAAAGAACAGATCTACACCATGAAAAAAGAGATGGTTTCGGAAGACAGGCATATTGATAAAGTCCAAAGTATAATCAATGAAAAACTCGCCCATTTTTCAGCGTCATTTCATAACATTGCAAAGACGTTTGAGGATATATCCGATCGTCGAGAAAATTTAACCACAGAGGAAGTCAATAAGCTATTAGATGATGTGGCGGAAAAAGTATGTAAAAACTGTAGCATGTGCCAGATGTGCTGGCAAAAAGAATTTTATGATACCTATCGGACAGTGTTTAGTATTTTTTCCGCGATTGAAAACAAGAACCAGATAACGAGAGATGATATACCGAATGGTTTTTTAAACAAATGCATTCATACAGAGGATTTTATTGCGACCACCAATCGCTTATTTGAAATCTACAAAATGAACATGGCATGGGAAAATCGAATTGCAGAAAATAGGGAGCTTATATCCCAGCAATTCCATTCTGTGGCCCATATCATTGAGAAACTAGGGGACAATCTTTACAAAAACATGGCGTTTAATGAAGAACTGGAAACGTCTATCATGGAAGAACTTTCTAAAGAAGATATATTGGTTAAAGATGTTGTTGTGTATAAAACCCACAACGGCCGGATGGAAGTGGGTATGAAATTAAAGTACCAAGGGGACAAGAGTCGGTCTATGAGGGATGTGACCCCTGTCGTTAATAAATATACCAAGAAAAGGATGCGTATGGAGGACGGATGTAAATACATATCCGATGCAGCCTACAGCGATGTAAGGTTCATAGAAAGTGAGGTATACCGCATTGCAAAAGGCGTATCAAGAGTAGGCAAAGATGATAAAGATGTATCAGGTGACAGTTATTCTTTCTTAAACCTGCCAAAAGGTCAAGACATTGTTGCGCTTTCAGATGGAATGGGTACGGGATTAAAAGCATTCAAAGAAAGTAAAGCAACCATTGAACTTATGGAACAGCTTTTAGAAGCCGGATTTGATGGTGAAACAGCTATAAAAATGGTGAACTCCATACTGGTGTTGAAATCCAGTGAGCAAACCCTCTCAACGCTTGATATGAGCGTCATTGACCGGTACACAGGTATGTGTGAGTTTGTTAAAATAGGTGCGGTGTCATCCTTTATAAAAAGTGGCAATAAAATTGATGTTATTGGATCAACCTCTTTACCAATGGGTATGCTCAATCATGTTGAAAGTGAATCCACCAATAAACAATTAAAAGATGGGGATATGGTGGTAATGGTCACAGATGGTATATTAGACAGTGACGATGAAACCATTGACAAGGAAAAGTGGGTGGAAGAAGCACTGAAGAAATGTGATAGCAGAAACCCTCAGGATATTTCAGATTATATTCTGGAGTCAGCCAGAAAAAAAGCTGGCGGACAGGTTAATGACGATATGACGGTTATTGCTGTACGTATATGGGAAAAAGCAGGTTAG
- the spoVT gene encoding stage V sporulation protein T: MKATGIVRRIDDLGRVVIPKEIRRTLRIREGDPLEIFTDKDGEIILKKYSPIGELGTFAKQYAEALAQTTGHTICISDKDQVIAVSGGSKREFLEKQISKELEEAITERETILANKDEKKFIDILYDNGNEEYISEVITPIISEGDAIGAVIFLSKDSKAKMGEVETKLAHSAAGFLGKQMEQ; encoded by the coding sequence TTGAAAGCAACAGGCATCGTAAGAAGAATAGATGACCTTGGTAGAGTTGTAATACCGAAGGAAATACGTAGAACTTTACGCATTAGAGAAGGTGATCCATTAGAGATCTTCACAGATAAAGATGGAGAGATAATACTTAAAAAATATTCGCCCATTGGTGAATTAGGAACATTTGCTAAACAGTATGCTGAAGCTCTAGCTCAAACAACAGGACATACTATTTGCATATCCGATAAAGACCAAGTTATTGCTGTATCAGGTGGTTCAAAAAGAGAGTTTTTAGAAAAACAAATCAGTAAAGAATTAGAAGAAGCAATCACAGAGCGAGAAACCATACTAGCGAATAAAGATGAAAAGAAATTTATAGATATACTCTACGATAATGGAAATGAAGAATACATTTCAGAAGTTATAACACCAATTATCTCTGAAGGAGATGCTATAGGTGCTGTTATTTTTCTTAGCAAAGATTCCAAGGCAAAAATGGGAGAAGTAGAAACAAAACTGGCTCATTCAGCTGCGGGCTTTTTAGGGAAGCAGATGGAACAATAA
- the ftsH gene encoding ATP-dependent zinc metalloprotease FtsH, whose protein sequence is MKKNIRGFSFYALLLLVLLIAVFFTSNQYNKMKETFGYQDFINQIDRVQRVEIKQNGEIPTGIVTVFFDDATYERFPISNTSVFEQVLHERNIKYYMKDVVRPNWFIQILPSFIVLIAVVFLLVFIMNQAQGGGGGSRVMSFGKSKAKMVVDDKKKVTFKNVAGLEEEKEELEEVVEFLKSPRKFVELGARIPKGVLLVGPPGTGKTLLAKAVAGEAGVPFFSISGSDFVEMFVGVGASRVRDLFDQAKKNAPCIVFIDEIDAVGRKRGAGLGGGHDEREQTLNQMLVEMDGFGINEGVIVIAATNRADILDPALLRPGRFDRKVVVGRPDVKGREEILKVHAKGKPLSDNVDLGVVAQTTAGFTGADLENLLNEASIYAARENKKVIEQEDIQRAFIKVGIGTEKKSRVISEKEKKITAYHEAGHAIIHHELEELDPVHSISIIPTGFAGGYTMPLPSKDTMYLTKKKMIQEIVSLLGGRAAEKLILDDITTGASNDIERATGIARNMVVRYGMSDVLGPIQFGSDSDEVFIGRDWGHTRNYGENIAGLIDSEIKRIVNTGFDKAMHILEENIEILHKTASLLLKKEKITGVEFGALFGDEPKQVEEDILVAEVQAQVDLAPEEDHVEE, encoded by the coding sequence ATGAAAAAAAATATCAGGGGATTCAGTTTTTATGCGCTTTTACTATTAGTGTTACTTATTGCCGTATTTTTTACGAGCAATCAATATAATAAAATGAAAGAAACATTTGGCTATCAGGATTTTATCAATCAAATCGATAGGGTTCAACGTGTTGAGATCAAGCAAAATGGGGAAATACCTACGGGTATTGTAACCGTCTTCTTTGATGATGCTACCTATGAGCGATTTCCTATAAGTAATACATCTGTATTTGAACAGGTATTACATGAAAGAAACATTAAATATTATATGAAAGATGTGGTTCGCCCCAATTGGTTTATTCAAATTTTACCATCATTTATTGTGCTGATCGCCGTGGTTTTCTTGTTGGTGTTTATCATGAATCAAGCACAAGGCGGCGGTGGCGGAAGCCGTGTCATGTCATTTGGTAAGAGTAAAGCAAAGATGGTCGTTGATGACAAGAAGAAAGTAACCTTTAAAAATGTTGCTGGATTAGAAGAGGAAAAAGAGGAATTGGAAGAGGTTGTAGAATTCTTGAAAAGCCCCCGTAAGTTCGTTGAACTAGGTGCTCGGATACCAAAAGGTGTTCTATTAGTAGGACCTCCAGGAACAGGTAAGACTTTACTAGCGAAAGCCGTTGCTGGTGAAGCAGGTGTACCATTCTTCAGTATTTCAGGTTCTGATTTCGTTGAGATGTTTGTCGGTGTTGGTGCATCTCGTGTAAGAGATTTATTTGATCAGGCTAAGAAAAATGCACCATGTATTGTGTTCATTGATGAGATTGACGCTGTTGGCCGTAAGCGAGGCGCTGGCCTTGGCGGCGGACATGATGAAAGAGAGCAGACATTGAACCAGATGCTTGTTGAAATGGATGGCTTCGGTATCAATGAAGGGGTTATTGTTATAGCCGCTACAAACCGTGCTGATATTCTTGACCCTGCGTTATTACGTCCAGGTCGATTTGATAGAAAAGTTGTTGTGGGACGACCAGATGTTAAAGGTCGTGAAGAAATACTTAAGGTTCATGCTAAAGGCAAGCCATTATCTGATAATGTGGACCTTGGCGTTGTGGCTCAAACCACTGCGGGCTTTACAGGTGCTGATCTTGAGAACTTATTAAATGAAGCATCCATCTATGCTGCACGTGAGAATAAAAAAGTCATTGAGCAAGAAGATATTCAAAGAGCCTTCATTAAGGTGGGTATTGGAACAGAGAAGAAGAGCCGTGTCATTTCTGAAAAAGAAAAGAAAATTACGGCTTATCATGAAGCAGGGCATGCCATTATTCATCATGAGCTTGAAGAACTTGATCCTGTTCATAGTATCTCCATTATTCCAACTGGTTTTGCAGGCGGCTATACCATGCCGTTACCATCAAAAGATACCATGTATCTGACCAAGAAAAAGATGATACAGGAGATTGTATCTTTACTTGGTGGTAGAGCAGCTGAAAAGCTTATTTTAGACGATATTACCACGGGTGCCTCTAATGATATTGAAAGAGCCACAGGAATCGCTAGAAACATGGTTGTACGTTATGGTATGAGTGATGTACTTGGGCCTATTCAATTTGGTAGTGACAGTGATGAAGTATTCATCGGTCGTGATTGGGGACATACACGGAATTATGGTGAAAATATTGCAGGACTTATCGATAGTGAAATCAAACGTATCGTGAATACAGGTTTTGATAAAGCCATGCATATTCTAGAAGAGAACATTGAAATTCTTCACAAAACAGCATCTCTTCTCTTAAAAAAAGAAAAGATTACAGGTGTAGAATTTGGTGCATTATTTGGTGATGAACCTAAGCAAGTGGAAGAAGATATTCTAGTTGCTGAAGTACAAGCTCAGGTTGATTTAGCTCCAGAAGAAGATCATGTAGAAGAATAA
- the mazG gene encoding nucleoside triphosphate pyrophosphohydrolase, whose amino-acid sequence MTKSDMFSKEYSFQDLLNIMKLLRSDDGCPWDRVQTHDSLRNATLEETYEVLDAIDNKDMDNLKEELGDILLHVVFHSQIASDNHVFTVDDVIHGICEKLIRRHPHVFQAKEQKTPDEVTIKWDEIKKIEKNHVSYSDDMKKVPKAMPALMRAAKVQKKARDVGFDFQNIDEAMSKVHEELSELQEAINSEDLSHISEEYGDLLFSIVNISRFFQLNPEFSLTNATEKFINRFEGIENLAKQQGLSIRDMTITQLDKLWEQQKELIRNNRKNDCL is encoded by the coding sequence ATGACAAAATCAGACATGTTTAGTAAAGAATATTCTTTCCAAGACCTGTTGAACATTATGAAATTGTTAAGAAGTGATGATGGTTGCCCCTGGGATAGGGTTCAGACCCATGATAGCCTTAGAAATGCCACATTAGAAGAAACCTATGAGGTCTTAGATGCCATTGATAATAAAGATATGGATAATCTGAAGGAAGAATTAGGCGATATCCTGTTACATGTCGTATTTCATTCTCAAATAGCATCAGATAATCACGTCTTTACAGTGGATGATGTGATTCATGGCATATGTGAGAAACTGATTAGAAGGCATCCTCATGTATTTCAAGCAAAAGAGCAAAAAACACCTGATGAAGTAACCATCAAATGGGATGAAATTAAGAAAATTGAAAAAAATCATGTATCCTACAGCGACGATATGAAGAAAGTTCCGAAAGCTATGCCAGCGCTTATGAGGGCTGCAAAAGTCCAAAAAAAGGCCAGGGATGTAGGGTTTGATTTTCAAAATATAGATGAAGCCATGTCCAAAGTTCATGAAGAGCTAAGTGAGTTACAGGAAGCAATCAATAGTGAAGATTTAAGCCACATTTCTGAAGAATATGGTGATTTACTCTTCTCTATAGTGAATATATCAAGATTTTTTCAATTAAATCCTGAATTTTCCTTGACAAATGCTACAGAAAAGTTTATAAATAGATTTGAGGGAATCGAAAACTTAGCGAAACAACAAGGTTTAAGCATAAGAGACATGACAATAACACAATTGGACAAGTTGTGGGAGCAGCAAAAAGAATTAATAAGAAATAATCGTAAAAACGATTGTTTATAA
- the yabQ gene encoding spore cortex biosynthesis protein YabQ: protein MNNFVSTQGINFLLAILNGVFLGFLYDLIRVFRRMVKHPRWLVSLQDFIYWVVSSFIIFLEIFHHNDGSLRGFLCLGVVLGLTLYFLLVSKLVLCVFMKIYHVIVKIVKGILHILWLPIRLLLKPITFLGKKLYKRLKKFGKWLIIKYKKVKRSLKIIRKKK, encoded by the coding sequence ATGAATAATTTCGTAAGCACACAAGGGATTAACTTTTTATTAGCTATACTCAACGGTGTTTTTTTAGGATTTCTCTATGACCTTATTCGGGTCTTCAGAAGAATGGTAAAGCATCCAAGGTGGTTAGTGAGCCTTCAGGATTTTATCTATTGGGTTGTCAGCAGCTTTATTATCTTTTTGGAGATCTTTCATCATAACGATGGCAGTCTAAGAGGTTTTCTTTGTCTAGGGGTCGTTCTAGGCTTAACCCTATACTTTTTACTTGTCAGCAAACTGGTTCTATGCGTATTTATGAAAATCTATCACGTTATAGTTAAAATTGTTAAAGGTATACTACATATTCTATGGCTTCCAATAAGATTATTATTAAAACCCATCACATTCTTGGGTAAAAAATTATATAAACGCTTGAAAAAATTTGGAAAATGGTTGATAATAAAATATAAGAAAGTAAAAAGAAGTTTGAAGATTATACGAAAGAAGAAATAG
- a CDS encoding RNA-binding S4 domain-containing protein, with protein MRLDKYLKVSRLIKRRTVANEACDAGRIKINDKVAKAGTKVKEGDIIEIQFGDKVVKVEVLIVKETVRKEEAKEMFKYL; from the coding sequence ATGCGTTTAGATAAATATTTAAAGGTTTCAAGGTTAATAAAAAGACGTACCGTCGCCAATGAAGCCTGTGATGCGGGTCGAATTAAGATTAATGATAAAGTGGCTAAAGCAGGAACCAAAGTGAAAGAAGGCGATATCATTGAGATTCAATTCGGCGATAAAGTGGTTAAAGTAGAAGTACTAATCGTAAAAGAAACCGTTAGAAAAGAAGAAGCAAAAGAGATGTTTAAATACTTATAG
- the hpt gene encoding hypoxanthine phosphoribosyltransferase, whose translation MHNIKTLISADKLKARIKELGEEISRDYADKEDVHLICVLKGGVMFMVDLSKHIKEPPLSMDFMAVSSYGNEKTSTGVVKIVKDLDESIEGKDVIIVEDIIDSGRTLSYLVQILKDRNPNSVKICTLLDKPERRVIDVQVDYVGFSIPDEFVLGYGLDYEQKYRNLPYIGIMEL comes from the coding sequence ATGCATAACATAAAAACATTAATTTCTGCTGATAAATTAAAGGCAAGAATTAAAGAATTAGGTGAAGAAATATCCAGGGACTATGCGGATAAAGAAGATGTTCACTTAATCTGTGTCTTAAAGGGCGGAGTAATGTTTATGGTTGATTTATCAAAACATATTAAAGAACCACCCCTTTCTATGGATTTCATGGCTGTATCCAGTTATGGCAATGAAAAAACAAGTACAGGCGTTGTGAAGATCGTAAAAGATCTTGACGAATCCATTGAAGGAAAAGATGTGATTATCGTTGAAGATATTATTGATTCAGGTAGAACATTAAGCTATTTGGTTCAGATACTCAAAGATAGAAACCCAAATAGCGTTAAAATATGCACATTGTTAGACAAGCCAGAAAGACGTGTTATAGATGTTCAAGTGGATTATGTTGGTTTTTCTATTCCTGATGAATTCGTTCTTGGTTATGGGCTTGACTATGAGCAAAAATATCGTAATTTACCATATATCGGTATAATGGAACTGTAG
- a CDS encoding HU family DNA-binding protein: protein MNKAELVTAIAEKTELSKKDAEKTLKAFIDVVSAELSEGGKIQLVGFGTFDVTERAAREGRNPQTGEPMQIAASKAPRFKAGKALKDAVNGR, encoded by the coding sequence ATGAACAAAGCTGAATTAGTTACGGCTATTGCAGAAAAAACTGAATTAAGCAAAAAAGATGCAGAAAAAACTTTAAAGGCATTTATCGATGTAGTATCAGCAGAATTAAGCGAAGGTGGTAAAATCCAATTAGTTGGTTTCGGTACATTTGATGTGACTGAAAGAGCAGCTAGAGAAGGAAGAAATCCACAAACAGGCGAGCCAATGCAAATCGCTGCTTCTAAAGCACCTCGCTTCAAAGCAGGAAAAGCTTTAAAAGACGCTGTAAATGGTCGTTAA
- the yabP gene encoding sporulation protein YabP: MMEDKVNSNTHHRLVINDRERVSITGVTDVISFDTDAVIIETEMGTLTIKGMDLHVNRLNLDKEELDLDGQIDSLEYSDGARYGSKGSWMSKLFG, translated from the coding sequence ATGATGGAAGATAAGGTAAACAGTAATACCCACCATCGATTGGTCATTAATGACAGAGAGAGGGTTTCAATTACAGGGGTAACAGATGTCATTTCTTTTGATACAGATGCTGTGATCATTGAGACAGAAATGGGGACGCTTACCATTAAAGGAATGGACCTGCATGTCAATAGGCTTAATCTTGATAAAGAAGAATTAGACCTTGATGGACAAATCGATAGCTTAGAATATAGCGATGGTGCTCGTTATGGTTCAAAAGGTTCATGGATGTCAAAATTATTTGGTTAG